In Rhodopirellula sp. P2, the DNA window GGGAAGCACGCTTCCATCTTCGTTGTACGAGTCTTCTTGCGTGCTCATCTCAGCGACCTTCGCCTCCAGCCGTTCCACCTGCGTCTTCCATTGAGCAAATGCGTCTCGGTGGTCCGGTTTCTGGCGAGTTTGCTCGATCCAAAGTCGGCGTTGCCGGTCTGCGATGAAGGCAGCGTCTTCTTGCTTGGCGGCCGCCAAGTACGCTTCATTGCGTTGCTTTCGCATTCGAAAGTCCTCGTCGGTCGGAACCGAATGCGAGGTGCTGGTCGCAGGAACCACGGCGTTGCGGGCCGGCGAAGCGCTGACCCAAGCCACGGTGCTCCGAACCAGCACAATGCAGCCAGCGATCGAACCAATCGACAAGACTGCGAAGATAGCCAACTTGCCAATCCAACTCGACTTGGCAGGTTTCTTGGATGCTTTCCGAAGGGGTTCTTCGAGAAGCGAACGGTGGTCGGAAGATGAGGAGTTCATGTCATACTCTAGGTCACAAGTTGTGACCGTGATCTCAAATTCCCTGGTGAGGGAATTTTTCCGAGAGACGAATCTCAGTCGGTCAAAATCGTCGGCAGGTTGTTGGCAATTTCTTCAAACGCTTCCACCAGTTCGTCACCGGAATCGGCGTGGTAGTGCTTGCCCAGCCCCGTCACGGCGACCTCTTGCATCGTCGCTTGGTTCGCTCCGCTTCCGAAGGTCACCGTTTGAATGTTGAGATTCTCTGAACTCATCAAATTGCGGGCGATCGTGTTCGGTGCCGTGCCGTAGTTGTGAATGCCATCGGTCATCACCACCATTGTCTTCGAGGCGTAAGGACGAGCGTTCTCATGCGTGAGGGAAGTCGCACCGGAAGTCATGCCATTGCCAATCCCGGTCGAACCACTGGGGCCGAGACGCGCAACCGTGGCACGCACCGCATCGAAGTCATCCAACAACCAGCAATCCAAACTGCCGTGACTGTTGTAGCTGGCAATCGAAACCTGTTCGTTCTGAGGCGTTTGATCGAGGACTTGCAAGAAAGCGTCGACCGCCATCACCAAGTCTTCCCAAGGCGTGTTGGGGGCAGGTCCCAGACCGTAAAATTCTTCCCAGGCATAATCGTACAGGTCGTCTTCGCCGTAGCCGCGGTTGTAATTCACCCGGCGAATGTAGTCCGGGCGTCCGTTGCGATAACGCCACTCCAAATCAACGATGCCTTCGTCTTCGGCCGCAATCAAACTGTCTTCTGCCCAGGGATCGGCTCCATCAGGCCAGTCATAGGTCTTCCAATCCATCGAACCACTGCGGTCGAGCACCAAGCTGATGTCCCGGTCCACTTGCATTGCGACGGCGGAAGTCACCGGACGAAAGTCACTGATCGAAAAGGTGTTTGGGAAAATGAAGGGCACAGGGCCCATCAGCGATTCACCGGTTCGTTTGCCGGTCACGCGGACGGAGCTGACAGCCACCATGTTGGCGGCCACATCCCCGGTCGGAACCTTTGTGAATTGAAACCGGCCCGTCCGACCATCCGCCTGTGCCGACACGCCGAATTCAAATTCGTTGGCTCCGTCGTTGGTGTTCAGCTGATACGGTTCGCCGGCCACTTCATTCATCGCGGCGGTCAACCGAGCGGCCTCTTTCGCGGCCTCAACCGTTTGCTCCTCACTGAAAGCGCGTCCGCCTGCCCGAGCTGCCGCGTCGGTCGCAATCGCCAATTCAGTCTTCACCAACTGCATTTGTGCCAGGTTGATACAGAATGCAGCCAGCAGAGCCAGCATGGGCAACACAAACGCCATCAAAACAGTGATGCCGCCACGACGTGTTTCGTCGCCTCGCGTCATCTTGTATCGCATGGGAAGGGGGGAAACGGACATCATTGAAACTCCAAAACGAAACGTTGGCTTGGTAAATCGAAAAAGGATCCCCCCGGACCGTTCTTCATTCATGAATCAATCGACTTGAAAAAAGCCGTTGTATCGTTCGGTCTGCATCGTTGCAGACGATGTCAATCGAAGATTGCCCAAGAACATGGGTGTGAACAAAGCCACGTCATCCAAGTCGATGCTGACAGTCACAGTGACCTCTTCGGTGTCGTCATCGATCTCGGTGCAATCGACCTCATACCCGCCGCTGAACAACGACTGCATGATCAACTCGGCTTCACCGACGGCTTCGTCTGCGGTTGCGCCAGGCACAATCGCCGTGCGAGCCGCGTAGTAGGCCGCGTCTTGGGCAAGGTTCCGCGCCATGTTCATCCGCGCCAATTCCATGCACATGAAGATGGTCAGCAACAACAGATTGCTGACAATGGCAAACTCCACCAACGTGGCTCCAGCTCGCTTGACCGACCGAGGAGCCGGTCCACGACAAGGCCGAACGGATGGTCGCGGAACGATTCCGTTGCGACGACGCTGACGAACGTTTCGGGTTTGGTTTGAAAGGGACTTCGATGAAAAGATCATGGTGGCGATGCCTAGTCTTGATTCCTGAATTCTTTTCGCATCGTGATTCGATGCGTGATATCCAGGTCGTTGTACAAACCAGCCGGAGCATACAAGTTGCCGGCAGCGGGAACCGTGACCACAATCGTGACGTGTTCCAGCGTGTCAGCCGTGCTGAACGTGCTGTTTTCGAGAGTGACCGCGCTGCCTTCGTAGCTGACACCTCGTTCGTCCAAAATTTCATGCACTCGGGCAATCGCAGCTTGATCCGTGCCGCCCCGGTTGATGCCACGCCGAGCGCCTTCATAGGCGGCGATGGCAACCGTTTCTTTCAAAAAGAAGATCGAGCACAGATCCACCGTCGCAAACGTGAACGTCAGCAAGACCGGCAAGCAAAACGCGATCTCCGCCGTCGCGGTTCCGCGACGTGGTTGATTCAGGTTGCCTCCGGAACGCGTCCGGCCGGCTGTGAGAAAGCCGGAACGCGTTCGCTTGGAGGCGTGATTGACAGGATTCATGATGCGGGGACCAAAGGCGTTGGCGGCCAGTGAAATGTCGGGTGACGAGTCTCGTTGCTCTGGCAATTTGAGCTGGGGGAAGACAGTCGGGCCCAAAAGGTTGATCAGGTCAGGGAAGACAATCAGGTTGGTAAATTCGTAGGGGATGGTTCTCAAGAAGAACCTCTAACGAAAACCTAGCTCTGAAAATTCACCTGGGCGTGAAAAATCTTTCAAAACCTTCTAACCTCTGCGCCAGGCCGCGTTTTGTGTGCCGCTTCCTGCAACCGACAGCAAAGTCCGCATGATTGATCTGACCTTTCCCGCACCCGTCATTGATTTGATGGCAAACACGCTGATTGAAACGCAGGCCCTCGTTCAAATTGCGCCATCGATCGGCGTGCTGGCAGAGATCGCCCCCATTTGGTTGGCGGGTTGGATCGCGGCGTGGCTGTCACTGTCCTCTGCCGCCCAGACCGGGATCTTGGCGCTGCTCGGGATCCTGGGCGGTGCTCTGGCCAACCACATCATTCCCACTTGGTGCTGGTACCCCCGTCCAATTTCACCTTGGGTTGATCGAGCACGCTGGCCGTTGCTGCCTGAATTCGAAACGATTTCGCGATCCCTGCCCGCACGAACTTGGGCGGATCGCATCCCCGTGTGGGGTTGGTTCCGCTTGCGGCGCGAATCCGAGATGTTTGGGCGTTGGTTCTGGGTCCGGCCGATTCTGATCGAACTTTCACTCGCCGCGGTCTTGCCGCTCATGCATCAAGCCTACTTGGCCGGGCAACTGCTGCCGGGCGGAGTCACACCGGCCACCGTTGCGGCGTGCGCGGACTGGATGGCGTTGCTCTTCTTCCTGCACGCTGCCTTTTTGGTTTGGTTGGTCGCAGCCACCTTCATCGACTTTGACGAACGCACCATTCCCGATCTGCTGACGATTCCGGGCACGATCGTGGCCATCGGTTTGGGAACCCTCACACCGTTCGCCTTCTTGCCGGGGTTGGTGGTCAAGAATTCGGTGGAAGGCATCGCGCCCGTTTTGGCCAACCATCCGTTTGCTCTCTCGCCGTTCTGGACCAGCCCTCGTGGATTGATGACCGGCCTGGCGATCTGGGCGGTTTGGTGCTTTGCGCTGGCAGACCGACGCTTTTATCTGCGCCGGGGATGGTCCAAAGCCTGGGGCTACTTTTGGTTTGGATTGACCCGCCACAACTCGTGGAAATTTTTGGTTGCCATGTGGCTGGTGGGTTCCGCCATCATCGTCGCGACTTACTCCACCACTCCCATCGGTTGGATGGGCATGATGACCTCGTTGACTGGACTGGCGGTGGGCGGCGGAATCGTCTGGGTGGTGCGATTGGTTTGCGGTTGGGCCATTCAAATGGAAGCGATGGGATTCGGCGACGTCACGCTGATGGCCATGATCGGTGCCCTGATCGGTTGGCAAGGCAGCATCCTCGCGTTCTTCCTGTCCCCCATCGCGGCCCTGGTGATTGTGTTGGTCGTGTTTGTTTTGACTCGCGATCCGCGAACGCCCTTCGGCCCCTACCTGTGCCTGGGAACCCTGTTGGTCGTTTGGTACTGGGACGACGTCTACAACGCTCGGTTCCGCACGACGTTGCTGCTGATGGGCGACGTTCTGCTTTGGATGGCGATCGCCATGCCACCGATCCTGGCGACAATGATGTGGATCACCCGAAAGATCCGCTTGCAGGTGCTTCCGGATGCAGACTGAAACAAGGCGTTCGGACTCATTCACTTCCTTCGCGGGCGTGGTCTGTTGATTGAATGCGTTTCGCAGATTTCGCGATCAGCCGATGGGCGATCGCCCAATGCCATCTACTTTAGAACCAACCGAGGGGATTTTGTTAGCGGAACGGCGCAAGCCGTCCGGTAAATCGTGGGTGTTTTCCGGCGCGTCACCGGACGACTCGCGCCGTTCCGCTACAAAGTAGATGGCATTGGGCGATCGCCCACGGTTCCCGGAGGCGAACCGGACGCGATCGCGTTCCGACTGATTGACTCCACAGCCTGCTACGGGCGGGTTCAACTCAGTGCTGAATCGGCACTTCAAACCCGCACGACCTCTCAATTGAGTGGAAATGAGTTCGGGACAGTCCAGTCAAAACAGCAGCAGCAAAAAACCGCCGACGAAGGCTGCCAACACCACCCACACGGTGATGTGCCAAAGTGGTCTTCCCCCCGCCCAATTGGTTCGGGCGGTCGAATCCGGGAACTCGCGAGCCAGAAAGTCCTCGTAGTCGTCCTCGTCCCACTCGTCGGAATGCTCTTCGCCTTCGCTGGCATCCTCGTCGAATTCATCGTCGGCGCTCGCTTGCCAGGAATCATCGTCCCAGTGGTTCGTCATGGAAGGTCGGTGTTTGGGGGGCGAATTCGCGTTCATCTGCGTTGGCGGCACCGGTCGCCGCTTCGCTCGTCTGTCGCATCGCATCATGGAGGCGGGGCGGTTACCCTACCAACATGACTGATCCCTTTGCATTGGTCGATCGCTTTGGTCGACGCCACGACAGCCTTCGCATCAGTATCACGGATCGTTGCAACATCCGCTGTTTTTACTGCATGCCCGAACACGACGCGGAGTTTCTGCCCCGCAGCGGCGTGTTGACGTTCGAAGAAATCGAGCGATTGGCCGGGCTGATGGTCCAACGTTGCGGCGTGCGTGACATTCGGATCACAGGCGGAGAACCTCTGGTCCGGCGTGACTGCGTCGAATTGACTGCGATGCTGGCCCAAATCGATGGTTTGGAAGACCTGTCGATGACCACCAACGGAATGTTGCTTCGCGAGCACGCCGCTGATTTACGAGCCGCGGGATTGCAGCGCCTGAACATTTCACTGGACACACTCGACGAAGCCACCTTTGCCAAAATCACTCGTCGCCCCGGCGTGGACCGAGTCATTGCAGGAATCGATGCGGCCATCGAGGCCGGATTTGAATCGATCAAGCTCAACGCGTTGGCCATTCGTGGGATCAGCGAATCAGAACTGGTTGGTTTGGTCCGTTTTGCGATCGGAAGAGGCGTCACCTTGCGTTTCATCGAGTTCATGCCGCTCGACAGCGACCGGGCTTGGCAATCGGCCGACGTGCTGTCCGGAGACGCGTGCCTGCAATTGCTGAGCGAAGCGTTTGGCGAAGTCACTCCCATGGGCCGTCAAAATCAGTCGGCCCCAGCGGAAACGTTCCGTCTTGCTTGTGATGGCCGCGAAGGCACGATCGGAATCATCCGCTCCGTGACCCAGCCGTTTTGTGGGGATTGCAACCGTTTGCGATTGACCGCCGACGGTGGGCTGCGAAATTGTTTGTTCGCTCAAAGTGAGACACCGCTGCGTGACGCCATGCGAAGCGGGTGCGACGACAACCATTTGATACAGAAGATCCAGCAATGTGTGAGCGAGAAACACGCCGCTCATGGCATTCATTCGGATGATTTCCGGCCTCCCGATCGTGCCATGCATGCCATTGGTGGCTAGTTCGTTGTCCACCCCCGCGTTCCGAATTCGTTCGCTATAATCGCTCGCATGAACATCGCCAATCTGCTCGACAAACGACGATCGAACTGGGGCGAATTGGAACGTCTTTGCGAGGCCATGGAAGTTCGAGGACGAACGGACAAGGCTGGGCCTCAATACAAAGGTGCCGCTGGCATCGTTCGTTTTGCAACGCTGTATCGCGGTGCCTGTGCGGACTTGGCACTTGCCGATGCGTACCAATTGCCTCCCGCCACGGTGACTTACCTGCACCGGCTCGTCGCGCGCTCACACAATCAGCTCTATCGGGCGGGCAAATTCGAACCCACCGGTTGGTTCGACATGATTTTTCGTGTCGCGCCACGCGAGATTTATGGCGATGCTTGCGTCCGCGTCGCCACCATCGT includes these proteins:
- a CDS encoding vWA domain-containing protein, translating into MSVSPLPMRYKMTRGDETRRGGITVLMAFVLPMLALLAAFCINLAQMQLVKTELAIATDAAARAGGRAFSEEQTVEAAKEAARLTAAMNEVAGEPYQLNTNDGANEFEFGVSAQADGRTGRFQFTKVPTGDVAANMVAVSSVRVTGKRTGESLMGPVPFIFPNTFSISDFRPVTSAVAMQVDRDISLVLDRSGSMDWKTYDWPDGADPWAEDSLIAAEDEGIVDLEWRYRNGRPDYIRRVNYNRGYGEDDLYDYAWEEFYGLGPAPNTPWEDLVMAVDAFLQVLDQTPQNEQVSIASYNSHGSLDCWLLDDFDAVRATVARLGPSGSTGIGNGMTSGATSLTHENARPYASKTMVVMTDGIHNYGTAPNTIARNLMSSENLNIQTVTFGSGANQATMQEVAVTGLGKHYHADSGDELVEAFEEIANNLPTILTD
- a CDS encoding TadE/TadG family type IV pilus assembly protein, which produces MEFAIVSNLLLLTIFMCMELARMNMARNLAQDAAYYAARTAIVPGATADEAVGEAELIMQSLFSGGYEVDCTEIDDDTEEVTVTVSIDLDDVALFTPMFLGNLRLTSSATMQTERYNGFFQVD
- a CDS encoding TadE/TadG family type IV pilus assembly protein, whose protein sequence is MRTIPYEFTNLIVFPDLINLLGPTVFPQLKLPEQRDSSPDISLAANAFGPRIMNPVNHASKRTRSGFLTAGRTRSGGNLNQPRRGTATAEIAFCLPVLLTFTFATVDLCSIFFLKETVAIAAYEGARRGINRGGTDQAAIARVHEILDERGVSYEGSAVTLENSTFSTADTLEHVTIVVTVPAAGNLYAPAGLYNDLDITHRITMRKEFRNQD
- a CDS encoding prepilin peptidase, which codes for MIDLTFPAPVIDLMANTLIETQALVQIAPSIGVLAEIAPIWLAGWIAAWLSLSSAAQTGILALLGILGGALANHIIPTWCWYPRPISPWVDRARWPLLPEFETISRSLPARTWADRIPVWGWFRLRRESEMFGRWFWVRPILIELSLAAVLPLMHQAYLAGQLLPGGVTPATVAACADWMALLFFLHAAFLVWLVAATFIDFDERTIPDLLTIPGTIVAIGLGTLTPFAFLPGLVVKNSVEGIAPVLANHPFALSPFWTSPRGLMTGLAIWAVWCFALADRRFYLRRGWSKAWGYFWFGLTRHNSWKFLVAMWLVGSAIIVATYSTTPIGWMGMMTSLTGLAVGGGIVWVVRLVCGWAIQMEAMGFGDVTLMAMIGALIGWQGSILAFFLSPIAALVIVLVVFVLTRDPRTPFGPYLCLGTLLVVWYWDDVYNARFRTTLLLMGDVLLWMAIAMPPILATMMWITRKIRLQVLPDAD
- the moaA gene encoding GTP 3',8-cyclase MoaA codes for the protein MTDPFALVDRFGRRHDSLRISITDRCNIRCFYCMPEHDAEFLPRSGVLTFEEIERLAGLMVQRCGVRDIRITGGEPLVRRDCVELTAMLAQIDGLEDLSMTTNGMLLREHAADLRAAGLQRLNISLDTLDEATFAKITRRPGVDRVIAGIDAAIEAGFESIKLNALAIRGISESELVGLVRFAIGRGVTLRFIEFMPLDSDRAWQSADVLSGDACLQLLSEAFGEVTPMGRQNQSAPAETFRLACDGREGTIGIIRSVTQPFCGDCNRLRLTADGGLRNCLFAQSETPLRDAMRSGCDDNHLIQKIQQCVSEKHAAHGIHSDDFRPPDRAMHAIGG